The window TTTGTCGGTGCTTCCGGACGGCTCGTCGATCGAGGGCCTTATTCTTTCGCCGCACGGCCACGTCGAGTACGACCTCTGGTTTACCGAGCACGACTCCAAGGTATGGATCGACTGCGAGCCGGGCACCGCCGAAAGTCTGGCGGCGTACCTCGACAAGATGCGGTTCATGTTGCGGGTCGAGGTCGCGGACGTGAGTGATCAATACGCGCAGCTGAGCGTGATCGGACCGAAGTCCAGCGACACGGTGGCCTGCCTGGGTACACCGCCGGAGGCTGGCCGGGTGCACGCGCTCGACGCCGGCTTTGTGCGAGCGACTCCCTGGGCGGGCCAGTACGACATCATCGTCTCGGTCGACGCTTTCGGCGCCGTCGTCGACACGCTCGCGCAGGCGGGTGCGCAGCCGGTCGGCATGCTGGCGTTCGAGGCGATGCGCGTCGAGGCGATGCGCCCGCGGCTTGCTCGTGAGACCGACCACCGGACTATCCCGCACGAGGTCGGCTGGATCTCCAGCGCCGTCCATCTCGACAAGGGCTGCTACCGCGGTCAGGAGACCGTCGCGCGGGTGCAAAACCTGGGCCGCCCCCCACGCCGCCTCGTGCGGCTGCATCTCGACGGCTCGCTGCACGAACTGCCTGCGCACGGTGCCGAGGTCGTCTCCGG of the Antricoccus suffuscus genome contains:
- a CDS encoding YgfZ/GcvT domain-containing protein, which encodes MSADVARSMTVFSKFPGYVEDDGLDKGVASHYGDPLPEQRTAARAAAIVDRSNRGLVVVSGDDRLSWLHSLTSQHLSVLPDGSSIEGLILSPHGHVEYDLWFTEHDSKVWIDCEPGTAESLAAYLDKMRFMLRVEVADVSDQYAQLSVIGPKSSDTVACLGTPPEAGRVHALDAGFVRATPWAGQYDIIVSVDAFGAVVDTLAQAGAQPVGMLAFEAMRVEAMRPRLARETDHRTIPHEVGWISSAVHLDKGCYRGQETVARVQNLGRPPRRLVRLHLDGSLHELPAHGAEVVSGERVVGFIGTAVLHFEDGPIALAVIKRNIADGADLIVRDGEQEFAAKVDEGLAV